TCAGCGCAACCGGCACCGGGGGCTTGCCGTCCTTGAGGAAGAGCAGTCGATGGCTGGTCAGCACCAGGGCGCCCTTGCGGAAGTGGTCCGGGTGGCGTCCGGCGGTCGCGGCGACGGGCTCCTCGCCGGGCACCGCGACGGCCTCCACGGTGCGCACGGCCGCGGTTCCGGCGTCCTGGCCGTTGCCGCTGCCGAGTACGTCGAAGGCCACGTCGATGAGATCCGTCCACTCCGTGCCGCGAGCCCAGCCCGGCGGCGACGTACGCTGGCCGGGTCGAGAGGAAGTCGGACATGAGCGCGGCCCCCGGTCAGGTGGTGGCCGGACGGTACCGGGTGACGGACCGTCCGACGGGTGCCGGCCTGCCCGCACAGGACGTGCACACGGGCGCGCCGGTGCTGCTGCACGCCCTCGACCTGCCCGAACTGCTCGTCCCCGGCGAGCTGTACGAGGAGCCCGACCGGCGCTGGGGCACGGAGCTCGCCGAACTCCTCGGCCGACTGGCCGACCGCGCGCCGCGCCACCCGCGGCTGCTCGTGGAGAGCGGCGCCGCCGCCGAGGACGACCAGCTGTGGGTGGCCGCCGAACGCCTCGCCGGGGCCTCCCTCGACGAACTCGCCGACACCGGCCCGGTGCCGGCCTACCGGGTGGCCGAACTCGCCGCCGACCTCGCCGGCGCGCTGCGCGCCCTGCACGAGGCCGACCTGGTGCACGGAAACGTCACGGCCGACGCCGTGCTGGTCTGCGAGGACGGCGCCGCCATGCTCGGCGGACTCCTCCTCGGCGCCGCCCAGGAGGAGCTCTGTGCCCGGCTCGGCGGCCCGGTGCCGCGCCGCCGCTACGAGGCCCGGGCCGACCTGCTCGGCGCGCGGGCCGAGCGCTGGCCCGCCGACGCCGGCGCACCCGGGGACTGCTGGGCGCTCGGCGTGCTGCTCTACCGGCAGCTGACCGGCCACGGCCCCTACCCCGAGGACGACCTGCCGACGCTGCTCGCCGCCGTCCGCGACGGGCGCCGCTACCCGGCGGACGGCTGCGGTCCGCTGCGCGGCCTCGTCGAGGAACTGCTCGACCTCGGCCCGGCCGCCCGGCCCACCGCCGCGGACGTCCAGCGGCGGCTGCGCGAGCTTCTCGCCGCCGCCCCCGAGCCGTTCGGCCCCGCCGACGGCGAGGCGTCGCCGCTGCTGCCGGTGGCCCGCCCGGCCGGCCCGGTCGTGGCGCACCCGCGCGGGCGACGCGGCGAGCGGCACCTGCCGGTGCCCCGCGGCCCCTCCCGGGTGCCGCCGGCGCTGCTCGGCCCGCTGCTGGTCGGCGGCGTGCTGCTGGCCCTCGTCGCGGGGCTCGCCGCGGTCGTCCTGGTGGCCGGCTGACCGCACCCGGCGCGCGACATTCGCTTTTCGGGCCCCGCCGCAGGGCGGCCCGGTGTGTGGTTGAGAAGATGTCCGTGCG
This genomic window from Streptomyces sp. TLI_235 contains:
- a CDS encoding protein tyrosine kinase, which gives rise to MSAAPGQVVAGRYRVTDRPTGAGLPAQDVHTGAPVLLHALDLPELLVPGELYEEPDRRWGTELAELLGRLADRAPRHPRLLVESGAAAEDDQLWVAAERLAGASLDELADTGPVPAYRVAELAADLAGALRALHEADLVHGNVTADAVLVCEDGAAMLGGLLLGAAQEELCARLGGPVPRRRYEARADLLGARAERWPADAGAPGDCWALGVLLYRQLTGHGPYPEDDLPTLLAAVRDGRRYPADGCGPLRGLVEELLDLGPAARPTAADVQRRLRELLAAAPEPFGPADGEASPLLPVARPAGPVVAHPRGRRGERHLPVPRGPSRVPPALLGPLLVGGVLLALVAGLAAVVLVAG